One genomic window of Anaerofustis stercorihominis DSM 17244 includes the following:
- a CDS encoding CaiB/BaiF CoA transferase family protein translates to MIKENNQSKDYKKVRMNGALSNLKILDFSTLLPGPYASLVFADMGAQVIKISSSSRPDIVADYPPFVDGTDLSANQAWLGRNKKNLFLNLKNPKAIDIVKELIMEYDIILEQFRPGVMDKLGLGYEKLKKINPNLIYCSLTGYGQTGPLSQNAGHDINYLARSGNMAHAGKADIGPVLTNMQIADVCAGSMNSVVGILAAVNYRNMTGEGQYIDISMYDGLIPFNAMDGAGFLVSGEEPKREKQRLNGGCIYDFYQTKDGEYLSVGCLEPQFWREFCILIDREEYIEGSVCPEEIDNVKEDIRNVIKNKTKDEWMEIFSGRDVCVEPVLSLKEALIEDEHVKKREMVVDVKSSQNEDINIKQMGNPIKLSKCPYNYEKSGYPLGYHTKEIITSMGYSSEEFEEMNKEGVF, encoded by the coding sequence ATGATAAAAGAAAATAATCAATCTAAGGATTATAAAAAAGTAAGAATGAACGGAGCATTGAGCAATTTAAAAATACTCGATTTTTCTACTCTTCTTCCCGGACCTTATGCTTCTTTGGTCTTTGCCGATATGGGTGCGCAGGTAATAAAAATAAGCTCCTCATCAAGACCGGATATCGTTGCGGATTATCCTCCTTTTGTAGACGGTACTGATTTATCAGCTAATCAAGCTTGGCTTGGCAGAAATAAAAAGAATTTATTTCTAAATTTAAAAAATCCTAAGGCAATAGATATCGTAAAAGAACTTATAATGGAATATGATATTATTTTGGAGCAGTTTCGTCCAGGAGTAATGGATAAACTTGGGCTGGGTTATGAAAAGCTTAAGAAAATCAATCCCAATCTCATATATTGTTCTCTTACTGGATACGGACAGACGGGACCTTTGAGCCAAAATGCGGGACATGATATAAATTACCTTGCAAGAAGCGGAAATATGGCGCATGCGGGAAAGGCTGATATCGGACCTGTTCTTACGAATATGCAGATTGCGGATGTTTGTGCGGGCTCGATGAATTCCGTAGTTGGTATATTGGCGGCTGTAAATTACAGGAATATGACAGGAGAAGGTCAGTATATAGATATTTCCATGTACGACGGGTTGATACCTTTCAATGCAATGGACGGTGCGGGTTTCTTGGTTTCGGGAGAAGAGCCTAAAAGGGAAAAACAAAGGCTTAACGGCGGATGTATATATGATTTTTACCAAACAAAAGACGGTGAATACCTCAGTGTAGGTTGTCTGGAGCCTCAGTTTTGGAGGGAATTTTGTATACTTATTGACAGGGAAGAATACATTGAAGGTTCGGTATGTCCGGAAGAAATCGATAATGTCAAAGAAGATATAAGAAATGTTATAAAGAATAAAACAAAAGATGAGTGGATGGAAATATTCAGCGGCAGAGACGTTTGTGTGGAACCTGTATTATCATTAAAAGAAGCATTGATTGAAGATGAGCATGTCAAGAAAAGAGAAATGGTCGTAGATGTAAAAAGCTCTCAAAATGAAGATATTAATATAAAACAAATGGGAAATCCAATAAAACTTTCGAAATGTCCTTATAATTATGAAAAGTCGGGATATCCTCTCGGATATCATACTAAAGAAATAATAACTTCCATGGGTTATTCAAGTGAAGAATTTGAAGAGATGAATAAAGAGGGAGTGTTCTAG
- a CDS encoding fructose-1,6-bisphosphatase, which translates to MRKFSTKEIYDNKDYLTLFSKQYTNVCETRARIIELNANLNLPKGTEHFITDIHGENEAFEHVLRNCSGSIRRKVTETIGDKVNEEELNTIITLIYYPVKKLKLLSIEDKLNKEWYKDTLKYLIEILANVSSKSTREQVRRNIDKNYVNIIEELLFKNDEDEKRALYFENIFDTIIDTNASEDFIVKICRSIRTLNLDHLHIIGDIYDRGRGAHKAMDIISNHYSVDIQWGNHDVVWMGANYGNEACIANVIRICLRYGNIETLRDGYGIGILPLSLFASATYKNSSKEDLKEFFPRLSDEDPDIDETLMAKMHKAMTIIQFKLETQIIKKHPEYLMDNRDMLSKCDFDKGTIIIDDIEYELNTKDFPTIDKDDVSKLTEEEEKIIKTLKHSFISSEKLSEHIDTLLTKGSMYLTYNKNLLFHGCIPLNEDGSFKEVRVGEEYYKGKELMDKMEYHLRSSITSDNKDTSYFWYLWCSPNSPLFGKSKMATFERYFINDKETHKETYLSYFTKSNEEEVAIDILGEFGLHDSYSRIINGHVPIKLKAGQTPIKANGRLLLIDGGYSKAYRDVTGIAGFTLTYNSYGMNLITHHPFNNVDYAIKHEIDIRSEHRFLYDNDKRILVKDTDKAKDIKKEIYYLEMLLTAYQKGIIKRT; encoded by the coding sequence ATGAGAAAATTTAGCACAAAGGAGATATATGACAATAAAGATTATCTGACTTTATTCTCAAAGCAGTATACAAATGTATGTGAAACAAGAGCAAGGATAATAGAGCTTAACGCAAACTTAAACTTACCGAAAGGAACAGAACATTTTATAACTGATATTCACGGAGAAAACGAAGCCTTTGAACACGTACTTAGGAACTGTTCGGGAAGCATAAGAAGAAAAGTAACGGAAACTATAGGAGACAAAGTAAATGAGGAAGAATTGAACACCATAATTACCCTCATATATTATCCGGTAAAGAAACTCAAACTTCTCTCTATTGAGGATAAATTAAATAAGGAATGGTACAAGGATACGCTAAAATACCTTATTGAAATATTGGCTAATGTATCCAGTAAATCTACAAGAGAACAAGTCAGAAGAAATATAGATAAAAATTACGTAAACATAATCGAAGAATTATTATTTAAAAATGATGAAGACGAAAAAAGAGCATTATATTTTGAAAATATATTTGATACAATAATCGATACTAATGCAAGCGAAGATTTCATTGTTAAAATATGCCGTTCCATAAGGACTTTAAACTTAGATCATCTTCATATCATAGGCGATATTTACGACAGAGGCAGGGGTGCCCATAAAGCAATGGATATAATATCAAATCATTATAGCGTTGATATCCAGTGGGGAAACCACGATGTGGTATGGATGGGCGCAAACTACGGAAATGAAGCATGTATAGCAAATGTAATAAGGATTTGTCTCAGATACGGAAATATAGAAACACTTAGAGACGGATACGGAATAGGTATACTTCCTCTATCATTATTTGCTTCTGCGACATACAAAAACTCTTCAAAGGAAGATTTAAAGGAGTTCTTTCCGAGACTTAGTGATGAAGATCCGGATATTGATGAAACATTGATGGCTAAAATGCATAAAGCCATGACAATCATTCAATTTAAACTCGAAACACAAATAATAAAGAAACATCCGGAGTATTTAATGGATAACAGAGATATGTTATCCAAATGTGACTTTGATAAAGGAACAATAATAATTGATGATATAGAGTATGAATTAAACACAAAGGATTTTCCTACTATCGATAAAGATGATGTGAGTAAACTTACAGAAGAGGAAGAAAAAATAATAAAAACATTAAAGCACAGCTTTATATCCAGTGAAAAACTGAGTGAACATATAGATACACTTCTAACAAAAGGAAGTATGTATCTAACTTACAATAAAAATTTACTCTTCCATGGATGTATACCTCTTAACGAAGACGGAAGCTTTAAAGAAGTAAGGGTCGGAGAAGAATATTATAAAGGAAAAGAACTGATGGATAAAATGGAATATCATTTAAGAAGTTCCATTACCTCTGATAATAAAGACACCTCCTACTTTTGGTATTTATGGTGCTCTCCCAATTCTCCTCTATTCGGGAAAAGTAAAATGGCTACTTTTGAAAGATATTTTATAAATGATAAAGAAACACACAAAGAAACATATTTATCTTATTTTACAAAATCCAACGAAGAAGAAGTTGCCATAGATATACTTGGAGAATTCGGACTCCATGACAGCTATTCGAGAATAATAAACGGTCATGTGCCTATAAAATTAAAAGCGGGGCAAACTCCTATAAAAGCTAACGGCAGACTGTTATTGATAGACGGTGGCTATTCAAAAGCTTACAGAGATGTTACCGGGATTGCGGGATTTACACTTACTTATAACTCTTACGGGATGAACTTGATAACACATCATCCATTCAACAATGTGGATTATGCAATCAAGCATGAAATTGATATCAGGAGCGAACATAGATTTTTGTATGATAATGACAAGAGGATACTTGTTAAAGATACCGATAAAGCAAAGGATATAAAAAAGGAAATATATTATCTTGAAATGCTTCTTACTGCATATCAAAAGGGTATCATAAAGAGGACTTAA